In Crinalium epipsammum PCC 9333, the following are encoded in one genomic region:
- a CDS encoding SGNH/GDSL hydrolase family protein, with the protein MLIKKLLIATAGTAISLTAFLANMTINAYPAKAVAQNFNEIYVFGDSLSDIGNMSQATQGYSPPSPLYYKGRYSNGLVWVDYLASKFKLTINKNNNFAYGGATTGNSTQTPLGLLAQVKRFKSNHSSANPKALYIIWAGANDYFRGATDSTTPINNLTLAVKSLSAAGAKNIAVVNLPDLGNLPGTRNTQYSVLLTDVTNKHNSGLVKSLNNLRPQLRSDINIKYIDVNSLYKQAISNPKKFGFKNVTQSCISRSRICSNPNEYLFWDGVHPTTSAHKILVESAFSELKPKPESVQVSNFNLSVPLGLVVGGSVSTGLILVGNKVM; encoded by the coding sequence ATGTTGATAAAAAAATTGTTGATAGCTACCGCCGGAACAGCTATCAGCCTGACAGCATTTTTGGCAAATATGACAATTAATGCTTATCCCGCTAAAGCTGTTGCACAGAATTTTAATGAAATTTATGTTTTTGGTGACAGCCTCTCGGATATTGGCAATATGTCCCAAGCTACACAAGGATATAGCCCCCCAAGCCCACTCTACTATAAAGGTCGTTATTCTAATGGCTTAGTTTGGGTAGATTATCTAGCATCCAAGTTTAAATTAACTATAAATAAAAACAACAATTTTGCTTATGGTGGGGCTACTACAGGTAATTCTACACAAACACCTCTAGGATTACTGGCGCAAGTCAAGCGTTTTAAATCAAATCATTCCTCTGCTAATCCGAAGGCTTTATATATTATTTGGGCTGGTGCTAATGATTACTTTCGTGGCGCTACTGACTCAACTACACCAATCAATAATTTAACACTAGCTGTAAAATCACTATCTGCTGCTGGTGCTAAAAATATTGCGGTAGTTAACCTACCAGATTTAGGGAACCTTCCTGGAACCCGTAATACTCAATACTCTGTATTGCTTACCGATGTAACTAACAAGCATAACTCTGGATTAGTCAAGTCTCTCAATAATTTGCGCCCGCAACTGAGATCTGATATCAATATCAAATATATTGATGTTAATTCTCTTTATAAACAAGCAATCAGCAATCCCAAAAAATTTGGCTTTAAGAATGTTACTCAATCCTGCATAAGTCGAAGCCGTATATGTTCTAATCCTAATGAATATTTATTTTGGGACGGCGTTCACCCCACAACATCGGCTCATAAAATATTGGTAGAATCAGCCTTTTCTGAATTAAAACCTAAACCCGAATCTGTTCAGGTGTCTAATTTTAATTTATCTGTTCCCCTGGGCTTGGTTGTAGGGGGTTCTGTAAGTACAGGTTTAATATTGGTGGGTAATAAAGTGATGTAA
- a CDS encoding glycine zipper domain-containing protein produces the protein MNENKSPLDTTKETSPSIIIESEARPVDAIIDNQPGGEITQNAQEVAEEAASHPVGTAIGAAAGGVAGAAIGNFVGGKLGAAIGAVAGAVAGGLTGKEAAESITETVDKVVGAVTHTVEDVGESAKGTIEDIRPSVKQIAESVKTTVDDARPAVKDIAESVKTTIDEARPAVNDIAQSVKTTVDEARPSVVNAAQSLSNAVEDVRPSLKDAAQSVSSAVQEVKPSVVNTVKDSAQSIKSSVRGVSDTVKNTAEEVKPSVVDTVKSGADNIKSSVRGVSDTVKNTAEEVKPSVVDTVKSGADNIKSSVRGVSDSVKNTAEEVKPSVVDSVKSGAENIKSSAQNVGNAAKNASQKASTPSIDSNPFVSRTPDVSTPIDYSRSIDSVTGLGTGVTSNISGKAGYNPTPTTGINSPSISKPAVDDSVVEDELPGTGSYVDPQGKIHKRGGQ, from the coding sequence ATGAATGAGAACAAATCACCCTTAGATACCACTAAAGAAACTTCACCTAGTATTATCATTGAAAGTGAAGCTCGTCCAGTGGATGCGATTATTGACAATCAGCCTGGTGGCGAGATTACACAAAACGCTCAAGAAGTTGCTGAAGAAGCAGCTAGTCATCCAGTAGGTACTGCAATTGGTGCTGCTGCTGGTGGCGTAGCTGGAGCCGCGATCGGTAACTTTGTTGGTGGTAAACTAGGAGCAGCGATTGGTGCTGTAGCTGGCGCTGTAGCTGGTGGTCTTACTGGTAAGGAAGCTGCTGAAAGCATCACTGAGACAGTAGACAAAGTAGTAGGCGCAGTTACCCACACTGTCGAAGATGTAGGCGAATCTGCTAAAGGTACAATTGAGGATATCAGACCTTCTGTAAAACAGATTGCCGAATCAGTTAAAACTACTGTTGATGACGCTCGACCAGCAGTTAAAGATATTGCCGAATCGGTTAAGACTACAATTGATGAAGCTCGACCAGCAGTTAATGATATCGCTCAATCAGTTAAAACTACTGTTGATGAAGCTAGACCTTCTGTAGTTAATGCAGCGCAATCACTTAGCAATGCTGTAGAAGATGTTAGACCTTCTTTAAAAGATGCAGCGCAGTCAGTTAGCAGTGCTGTTCAAGAAGTTAAGCCTTCTGTTGTAAATACAGTTAAAGATAGTGCTCAAAGCATCAAGTCATCTGTACGCGGCGTAAGTGATACCGTAAAAAATACTGCTGAAGAAGTTAAACCTTCTGTAGTTGATACGGTTAAGAGTGGCGCTGACAACATCAAGTCATCTGTACGCGGTGTAAGTGATACCGTAAAAAATACTGCCGAAGAAGTTAAACCTTCCGTAGTGGATACCGTTAAGAGTGGTGCTGACAACATCAAGTCATCTGTACGCGGTGTAAGTGATTCAGTTAAGAACACTGCTGAAGAAGTTAAACCTTCTGTAGTGGACTCTGTTAAGAGTGGTGCTGAGAATATCAAGTCATCCGCACAAAATGTCGGTAATGCTGCTAAGAATGCTTCCCAGAAAGCCAGCACACCAAGCATAGATAGTAATCCCTTTGTTTCTAGAACTCCTGATGTAAGTACTCCTATAGACTATAGCCGTTCAATAGATAGTGTTACAGGTTTGGGTACCGGAGTTACCTCAAATATCAGTGGAAAAGCAGGTTACAACCCAACTCCAACTACTGGGATTAATTCACCGAGTATTTCTAAACCAGCAGTAGATGATTCGGTTGTAGAAGATGAGTTACCAGGAACAGGATCGTATGTTGATCCTCAAGGAAAGATTCATAAGCGTGGGGGTCAATAA
- a CDS encoding nucleotidyltransferase family protein, producing the protein MNEVIKSQQPKIVEICQQYKVEKIELFGSAAGDNFDPKQSDIDFLVQFQQMPPVEYANNFFGLRTALQNLFNRSIDLVELNSIRNPYFLQAIESKRVVLYAT; encoded by the coding sequence ATGAATGAAGTTATTAAATCTCAACAACCAAAAATCGTTGAAATTTGTCAACAGTATAAAGTAGAAAAAATAGAATTATTTGGATCTGCTGCGGGCGATAATTTTGATCCAAAACAAAGCGATATAGATTTTTTAGTGCAATTTCAGCAGATGCCACCTGTGGAATATGCTAATAATTTTTTTGGATTGCGAACAGCTTTGCAGAATTTATTTAATCGCTCTATAGACTTAGTAGAATTAAATTCGATTCGTAATCCTTATTTTCTGCAAGCTATTGAATCAAAGCGGGTAGTTTTATATGCGACTTGA
- a CDS encoding non-ribosomal peptide synthetase: MTDDQEVDVFLFPTSFAQQRLWFLNQLAPDNPFYNVSTALRLTGSLNLTALQQAFNEIVRRHETLRTNFVMVEGEPMQAIASSLTLSIVVKNLCHLSADEKEQQVIKLAIQEARQPFNLATDQLLRIKLLQLGDDEYVLLLNLHHIVADGWSIGVLIRELGTLYSVFCRNVAYKVESSDITPSPSTKTILGGGVLAELPIQYADFAEWQRQWLQGEVLETQLTYWRQQLQGISVLDLLSVGSSRRSDRIPSNKDNSIRPAVPSYQGAKQFIELPKSLTKALKELSQQQGITLFITLLAAFQTLLYRYTQQEDIAVGSPIANRNRSEIEGLIGFFVNSLVLRTNLGSNPTFIELLERVKQVALGAYAHQDLPFEKLVEELHPERNLSRNPLFQVSFSLQNTPIQTLELPDISLSLVEFDIGTAKLDLEFNLWEDVENIRGEVVYSTDLFDRATITRMLGHFKTLLEGIVINPKQHISELSILNKVERHQILVEFNQNQSCFTPPSPPLLRGGVREINKQFPPLLRGVVREINTQGFHHLFEQQVEKTPDAIAVVFENQYLTYRELNNQANQVAHYLQQLGVVPEVIVGICLERSLEMIIGLLGILKAEGAYLPLDPNYPQERFKFMIKDANISIIITHSSLAPLIKCWGDLQHISLVCIDKKQNVITKYSKNNPNSNIISENLAYVIYTSGSTGKPKGVLIQHQGLCNLAEAQIKAFNIQPTNRILQFASLNFDASIFEIVMALRNGGTLYLAKKEALLPGKELIKLLRDRAITHATLPPAVLSVLPQAELPALQTIICAGEACSQDVIKRWATGRRFFNAYGVTEATVWSTFKEIKNNNTLSIGQSIVNTETYILDTYFQPVPIGISGELYIGGEGIARGYLNRPDLTAEKFIPHPFSNEPGARIYKTGDLARYLPDGNIEFLGRIDHQVKIRGFRIELGEIEAVLRQHPKVGEVVAIATEDTANKRIVAYIIPNTQIIQSSTKLSKPINSDQENPWSYISNELRQFLKEKLPEYMIPSAFVMLDTLPLTPNGKLDRRKLPIPQNFNNNLNEQNFVFPRTATELTLTKIWTEVLNIERVSIHDNFFEIGGNSLLAIRLLNQIQAQFQRELPLPTLFLNPTIAEIAVNLSSNTNYFKWSPLVAIQHHGSNPPFFCVHPIFGVVLPYYELAHHLGKNQPFYALQPLGIDGKNAPLTTIEDMAAYYIKALQSVQPQSPYFIGGWSFGGLVAFEMAQQLQAAGHEVALVAILDTQAPVSSNKPSLKDSFKFIFTTVIRSIWSFFADYLYILTTPNPKLRKGTPSDQTSRSFKDHPSSKTYSKLNKFLKLLKTKFSWHHALEQYALTNLIPNESRSLILREITIRPMLRIFQANSQAVLSYQSKIYPKKIHLFTSIEDVGKTNRDPTMGWSELATGGVEVHQGSGNHLSMLKKPHVKVLAEQLKVCFEQAKVNASSQSFPQK, from the coding sequence ATGACCGATGACCAAGAAGTAGATGTCTTTTTGTTTCCCACATCCTTTGCCCAGCAAAGATTGTGGTTTCTCAATCAATTAGCGCCAGATAACCCTTTCTACAACGTATCTACAGCGCTTCGCCTCACGGGTTCACTCAATTTAACCGCGCTACAGCAGGCATTTAATGAAATTGTGCGTCGCCACGAAACTTTACGCACTAATTTTGTGATGGTAGAAGGCGAACCAATGCAAGCTATAGCTTCTTCTTTAACTCTATCTATAGTAGTAAAAAATCTCTGCCATCTATCCGCCGATGAAAAAGAGCAACAAGTTATAAAACTAGCTATTCAGGAAGCTAGACAACCTTTCAATCTCGCAACTGATCAATTATTGCGAATTAAACTGCTGCAACTTGGTGATGATGAATATGTGTTGTTGTTAAATTTACATCACATTGTTGCCGATGGTTGGTCTATTGGCGTATTAATTCGAGAATTAGGGACACTCTACTCAGTTTTTTGTAGAAATGTTGCATACAAAGTCGAATCATCAGATATCACCCCTTCCCCGTCAACAAAAACTATTTTGGGGGGTGGGGTTCTCGCAGAATTACCCATTCAATACGCCGACTTTGCAGAATGGCAGCGTCAATGGTTGCAAGGAGAAGTGCTAGAAACTCAGCTAACTTACTGGCGACAACAGTTGCAAGGTATATCGGTATTGGATTTATTGAGCGTAGGCTCTTCCCGTCGGAGCGATCGCATACCTTCAAACAAAGATAATTCCATCAGACCAGCAGTTCCATCCTACCAAGGTGCGAAACAATTTATAGAACTACCAAAATCTTTAACTAAAGCCTTAAAAGAACTTAGCCAACAACAAGGCATTACTTTATTTATTACATTACTAGCAGCATTCCAAACCTTGCTATATCGCTACACACAGCAAGAGGATATTGCCGTAGGTTCACCAATTGCTAACCGTAACCGTAGTGAGATAGAAGGATTAATTGGTTTTTTTGTTAATAGTTTAGTCTTGCGTACTAACCTTGGCAGTAACCCAACTTTTATAGAATTGCTTGAACGAGTAAAACAAGTTGCATTAGGTGCTTATGCTCATCAAGATTTGCCTTTTGAAAAGCTGGTAGAAGAATTACATCCTGAACGTAATTTAAGCCGTAACCCACTATTTCAAGTAAGTTTTTCTTTGCAAAATACACCAATACAAACGCTAGAATTACCCGACATCAGCTTAAGTTTAGTAGAATTTGATATTGGCACTGCCAAGTTAGATTTAGAGTTCAACCTTTGGGAGGATGTAGAAAACATTCGTGGAGAAGTTGTTTATAGTACTGATTTATTTGATCGCGCTACTATTACCCGAATGTTGGGGCATTTTAAAACTTTATTAGAAGGAATTGTTATTAATCCAAAACAGCATATTTCTGAACTATCAATATTAAATAAAGTAGAACGGCATCAAATACTGGTTGAATTTAATCAGAATCAATCGTGCTTTACCCCCCCCAGCCCCCCCTTATTAAGGGGGGGGGTAAGAGAGATAAATAAACAATTCCCGCCCTTATTAAGGGGGGTAGTTAGAGAGATAAATACACAAGGTTTTCATCATTTATTTGAGCAACAGGTAGAAAAGACACCTGATGCCATAGCGGTAGTATTTGAAAATCAGTATTTAACTTATCGTGAATTAAATAACCAAGCTAACCAAGTTGCACACTACTTACAACAACTAGGTGTAGTTCCAGAAGTTATTGTTGGCATTTGTTTAGAACGTTCTCTAGAAATGATTATAGGATTATTAGGCATTCTCAAGGCAGAAGGAGCCTATTTGCCTTTAGATCCTAATTATCCTCAAGAGCGTTTTAAATTTATGATAAAAGACGCAAATATATCTATTATCATAACTCATTCATCACTAGCCCCCCTTATTAAGTGTTGGGGGGATCTACAACACATATCTCTAGTCTGTATAGATAAAAAACAAAACGTTATTACTAAATACAGTAAAAACAACCCAAATAGCAATATTATTTCTGAAAACTTAGCTTATGTTATTTATACTTCTGGTTCAACAGGAAAGCCGAAAGGTGTTTTAATTCAACATCAAGGGTTATGCAATTTAGCCGAAGCACAAATTAAGGCTTTTAACATACAACCGACTAATCGAATATTACAATTTGCATCTTTAAATTTTGATGCGTCAATATTTGAAATTGTGATGGCGCTGCGAAATGGTGGGACGCTATATTTAGCTAAAAAAGAAGCACTATTACCAGGAAAAGAATTAATTAAATTATTACGCGATCGCGCCATCACCCACGCCACCCTTCCCCCTGCTGTATTATCAGTATTACCACAAGCCGAATTACCAGCATTACAAACAATTATCTGTGCAGGTGAAGCGTGTTCACAAGATGTTATTAAACGTTGGGCTACCGGAAGAAGATTTTTTAACGCTTATGGAGTCACTGAAGCAACTGTTTGGTCAACTTTTAAAGAAATTAAAAATAATAATACATTATCTATTGGACAATCAATTGTTAACACTGAAACCTATATATTAGATACTTATTTCCAACCTGTACCTATTGGTATTTCTGGGGAATTATATATAGGTGGGGAAGGAATAGCGCGAGGATATCTCAACCGCCCTGATTTAACTGCTGAAAAATTTATACCTCATCCTTTTAGTAATGAACCAGGTGCGCGTATTTATAAAACAGGTGATTTAGCTCGTTATTTACCAGATGGGAATATAGAATTTTTAGGTAGGATAGATCATCAAGTTAAAATTAGAGGTTTTCGGATTGAATTAGGAGAAATTGAAGCGGTATTGCGCCAGCATCCAAAGGTTGGAGAGGTTGTGGCGATCGCAACAGAAGATACTGCCAACAAGCGCATAGTAGCTTATATTATTCCGAATACTCAGATAATACAATCATCTACCAAACTTTCAAAACCCATAAACAGCGATCAAGAAAACCCGTGGAGTTATATATCAAATGAATTACGCCAATTTCTTAAAGAAAAATTACCAGAATACATGATCCCTTCAGCATTTGTCATGCTGGATACGCTACCACTCACACCTAATGGCAAATTAGATCGTCGTAAACTACCTATACCGCAGAACTTTAATAATAACTTAAACGAGCAGAATTTTGTTTTTCCTCGTACTGCTACAGAATTAACACTTACCAAAATCTGGACTGAAGTTCTTAACATTGAGCGTGTCAGCATTCACGATAATTTCTTTGAAATAGGAGGAAACTCTCTACTAGCTATCCGTCTATTAAATCAAATACAAGCACAATTTCAGCGTGAATTACCACTGCCTACCTTATTCTTAAATCCCACAATAGCAGAAATAGCAGTTAATTTATCTTCAAACACCAATTATTTTAAATGGTCGCCTTTAGTTGCAATTCAGCATCATGGTTCAAATCCCCCTTTCTTCTGTGTCCATCCTATATTTGGTGTAGTTTTACCCTATTACGAATTGGCACACCATTTAGGAAAAAATCAACCTTTTTATGCGCTACAACCTTTGGGAATTGATGGAAAAAATGCCCCATTAACTACAATTGAGGATATGGCTGCTTACTACATTAAAGCGTTACAGTCAGTACAACCACAAAGTCCTTATTTTATCGGTGGTTGGTCTTTTGGCGGTTTAGTCGCCTTTGAGATGGCTCAACAGTTGCAAGCAGCAGGACATGAAGTTGCATTAGTAGCTATCTTAGATACTCAAGCACCAGTTTCTAGCAATAAACCGTCATTAAAGGACAGTTTTAAATTTATTTTTACTACAGTGATTCGATCTATCTGGTCTTTTTTTGCAGATTACCTTTATATATTAACTACTCCTAATCCAAAATTAAGGAAGGGTACACCAAGCGACCAAACTAGCAGATCTTTTAAAGATCACCCTAGTAGCAAAACTTATTCTAAGCTAAATAAGTTTCTAAAATTGCTGAAAACTAAATTTTCATGGCATCATGCTCTAGAACAGTATGCTTTAACTAACCTGATCCCGAATGAATCGAGAAGCTTAATCTTAAGGGAAATAACCATTCGCCCAATGTTGCGGATATTCCAAGCTAACAGTCAAGCTGTTTTAAGCTATCAATCAAAAATTTACCCGAAAAAGATTCATTTGTTTACCAGCATTGAAGACGTGGGCAAAACAAATCGAGATCCAACGATGGGTTGGAGTGAATTAGCGACGGGAGGAGTTGAAGTGCATCAAGGAAGCGGTAATCATCTTAGTATGTTGAAAAAACCTCATGTTAAGGTATTGGCTGAACAGCTTAAGGTATGCTTTGAGCAGGCAAAAGTAAACGCATCATCTCAAAGTTTTCCACAAAAGTAA
- a CDS encoding transaldolase family protein: protein MMHSDHSFPIKSNTSGIRLFLDTADTTQWQTWLPTGMFYGVTTNPLLLKRANITCSVEQLKDIANQAFELGCQEVQLQTWGNTLDVLVNTGKLLAAIDDRIVVKVPITQVGTQAASQLIAEKVRITLTAVYAVHQILIAAALGADYAAPYLGRINDLGRNGINDLVSMQQGLIGVGSTTRILVASIRNIEDITFLTTQGLDTFTFSPAIAEAFFNITATNQAATEFEQAAWSEE, encoded by the coding sequence ATGATGCACAGCGATCACTCTTTTCCCATAAAATCAAATACATCAGGAATCCGTCTGTTTTTAGATACGGCTGATACTACACAATGGCAAACATGGCTCCCAACTGGTATGTTTTATGGAGTCACAACTAATCCATTATTGCTAAAACGTGCTAATATTACTTGTTCTGTAGAACAATTAAAGGATATAGCAAACCAAGCGTTTGAGTTAGGCTGTCAAGAAGTACAACTGCAAACTTGGGGAAATACACTAGATGTGTTAGTTAATACAGGAAAGCTGTTAGCAGCAATTGACGATCGCATTGTGGTTAAAGTACCAATTACTCAAGTAGGCACTCAAGCAGCTTCTCAACTAATCGCCGAAAAAGTTAGGATAACACTGACAGCAGTATACGCGGTGCATCAAATCTTAATTGCAGCAGCTTTAGGCGCTGACTATGCAGCACCTTATTTAGGGAGAATTAACGATTTAGGGCGTAATGGAATTAATGATTTAGTGTCCATGCAGCAAGGACTTATTGGAGTTGGTAGTACAACCAGAATATTAGTTGCAAGTATTCGTAATATTGAGGATATTACTTTTCTGACAACTCAGGGATTAGATACCTTTACTTTTTCACCTGCGATCGCAGAAGCATTTTTTAATATTACTGCAACAAATCAAGCTGCAACTGAATTTGAGCAAGCAGCTTGGAGTGAGGAGTAG
- the dusA gene encoding tRNA dihydrouridine(20/20a) synthase DusA, producing the protein MILTNNLKLNPQSHTTQTNPLSVAPMMDRTDRHCRYFMRQITRCTLLYTEMVTSAAILHGDKERLLGFSPEEKPLSLQVGGDNPKDLAECARIAEGMGYNEINLNVGCPSDRVQNGNFGACLMAQPYKVADCIAAMIQATNIPVTVKHRIGIDDLDSYEDMTNFVRIVSDAGCQRFTVHARKAWLQGLSPKENRDIPPLRYGDVHKLKQEFPHLFIEINGGFTNLQQVKEQLQFVDAVMIGRAAYDNPYIFAIADGEIYGKDTAPTRHQVVEAMLPYIDYWAKKGLKLNKITRHMLQLFNGQPGSRAWKRYLTENSVIPGAGVEVVQQALAQVG; encoded by the coding sequence ATGATACTTACAAATAACCTAAAACTTAACCCTCAATCCCATACCACACAAACCAACCCCTTAAGCGTCGCGCCCATGATGGATCGCACTGATCGCCACTGTCGTTATTTTATGCGACAAATAACGCGATGCACGCTGTTATATACAGAAATGGTTACAAGCGCAGCTATCTTGCATGGTGATAAAGAACGTTTACTAGGTTTCTCCCCAGAAGAAAAACCACTATCTTTGCAAGTAGGTGGCGATAACCCTAAAGATTTAGCAGAATGCGCCCGTATTGCAGAGGGTATGGGCTATAACGAGATTAACTTAAATGTAGGTTGTCCGAGCGATCGCGTTCAAAACGGCAACTTTGGCGCTTGTCTAATGGCGCAACCATATAAAGTTGCAGATTGCATTGCAGCTATGATCCAAGCTACCAATATACCAGTAACAGTTAAACATCGCATCGGAATTGACGACTTAGATAGCTACGAAGACATGACAAACTTTGTGCGAATAGTCTCAGATGCAGGTTGTCAACGTTTTACTGTTCATGCACGTAAAGCTTGGTTACAAGGATTAAGCCCTAAAGAAAACCGTGATATTCCTCCCTTAAGATATGGTGATGTACATAAATTAAAGCAAGAATTTCCACACTTATTTATTGAAATTAACGGCGGATTTACTAATTTGCAACAAGTAAAAGAACAGTTGCAATTTGTGGATGCCGTAATGATTGGACGTGCAGCTTATGATAATCCTTATATATTTGCGATCGCAGATGGTGAAATCTATGGCAAAGATACAGCCCCAACTCGTCATCAAGTAGTTGAAGCTATGTTACCTTACATTGATTATTGGGCAAAAAAAGGATTGAAATTAAATAAAATCACCCGCCATATGCTGCAACTATTTAATGGACAACCAGGAAGTAGAGCATGGAAACGTTATTTAACAGAAAACTCTGTCATTCCTGGTGCAGGCGTTGAAGTAGTACAACAAGCTTTAGCGCAAGTAGGTTGA
- a CDS encoding HepT-like ribonuclease domain-containing protein, which produces MRLEVQKYLFDIQEACQLITEFTAGKTFDDYKNNAMLRSAVERQFEIIGEALNQMLKLEPSLTSVITDSRRIVDFRNLLIHGYAKVSNEVVWGIVESNLPIIAQQVNQLLANSE; this is translated from the coding sequence ATGCGACTTGAAGTGCAAAAATATTTATTTGACATTCAGGAGGCTTGTCAATTAATAACTGAGTTTACAGCAGGTAAGACTTTTGATGATTATAAAAATAATGCCATGTTACGTTCTGCTGTAGAGCGACAGTTTGAAATTATTGGTGAAGCTTTAAATCAAATGTTGAAGTTAGAGCCAAGTTTAACATCAGTTATTACTGATAGCAGAAGAATTGTTGATTTTCGCAATTTATTAATTCATGGCTACGCTAAGGTTTCTAATGAAGTTGTTTGGGGGATTGTGGAATCTAACTTACCTATAATTGCTCAACAAGTTAATCAGCTATTAGCAAATAGCGAATAA